Proteins encoded in a region of the Pieris rapae chromosome 12, ilPieRapa1.1, whole genome shotgun sequence genome:
- the LOC111001833 gene encoding protein obstructor-E isoform X2: MNTQCFIVLALAFGVAVAQESFKCPDDFGFYPHHNSCDKYWKCDNGVAELKTCGNGLAFDNSDSKYLTENCDYLHNVDCGDRTQLEPPISTPHCARLYGIFADEAKCDVFWNCWNGEASRYQCSPGLAYDREARVCMWADQVPECRNEEVANGFACANPGEIANAGSFSRHAHPEDCRKYYICLEGVAREYGCPIGTVFKIGDSDGTGNCEDPEDVPGCEDYYGDVDLKALKKLGF; this comes from the exons ATGAATACACAGTGTTTTATAGTGTTAGCGCTCGCTTTTGGCGTCG cgGTCGCCCAAGAATCCTTCAAATGCCCAGATGACTTCGGCTTTTACCCTCACCACAACTCATGTGACAAATACTGGAAATGTGACAATGGCGTCGCTGAGCTCAAGACCTGTGGAAACGGACTCGCCTTCGACAACTCAGACTCCAAATACTTGACCGAAAACTGTGACTACCTACACAACGTTGACTGTGGGGACAGAACTCAATTAG AACCTCCAATCTCCACTCCTCACTGCGCAAGACTGTACGGTATCTTCGCTGACGAAGCCAAATGTGACGTTTTCTGGAACTGCTGGAACGGAGAGGCCTCTCGCTACCAGTGCAGCCCTGGACTCGCTTACGACAGAGAAGCTCGCGTGTGTATGTGGGCTGACCAGGTTCCAGAATGCAGAAACGAAG AAGTAGCAAACGGATTCGCTTGCGCCAACCCTGGTGAAATTGCCAACGCTGGATCCTTCAGTCGCCACGCCCACCCCGAAGATTGCCGTAAATACTACATCTGTCTCGAAGGTGTTGCCCGTGAATACGGATGCCCAATCGGAACCGTCTTCAAAATCGGAGACTCAGACGGCACAGGCAACTGTGAAGACCCAGAAGACGTTCCCGGATG TGAGGATTACTACGGAGATGTAGACCTCAAAGCGTTGAAGAAGCTGGGATTCTGA
- the LOC111001833 gene encoding protein obstructor-E isoform X1 yields the protein MNTQCFIVLALAFGVAVAQESFKCPDDFGFYPHHNSCDKYWKCDNGVAELKTCGNGLAFDNSDSKYLTENCDYLHNVDCGDRTQLEPPISTPHCARLYGIFADEAKCDVFWNCWNGEASRYQCSPGLAYDREARVCMWADQVPECRNEEVANGFACANPGEIANAGSFSRHAHPEDCRKYYICLEGVAREYGCPIGTVFKIGDSDGTGNCEDPEDVPGCEDYYGDLDLKSIRKSELLAGLKSDGQSRPDQPKHLKPRPQKEN from the exons ATGAATACACAGTGTTTTATAGTGTTAGCGCTCGCTTTTGGCGTCG cgGTCGCCCAAGAATCCTTCAAATGCCCAGATGACTTCGGCTTTTACCCTCACCACAACTCATGTGACAAATACTGGAAATGTGACAATGGCGTCGCTGAGCTCAAGACCTGTGGAAACGGACTCGCCTTCGACAACTCAGACTCCAAATACTTGACCGAAAACTGTGACTACCTACACAACGTTGACTGTGGGGACAGAACTCAATTAG AACCTCCAATCTCCACTCCTCACTGCGCAAGACTGTACGGTATCTTCGCTGACGAAGCCAAATGTGACGTTTTCTGGAACTGCTGGAACGGAGAGGCCTCTCGCTACCAGTGCAGCCCTGGACTCGCTTACGACAGAGAAGCTCGCGTGTGTATGTGGGCTGACCAGGTTCCAGAATGCAGAAACGAAG AAGTAGCAAACGGATTCGCTTGCGCCAACCCTGGTGAAATTGCCAACGCTGGATCCTTCAGTCGCCACGCCCACCCCGAAGATTGCCGTAAATACTACATCTGTCTCGAAGGTGTTGCCCGTGAATACGGATGCCCAATCGGAACCGTCTTCAAAATCGGAGACTCAGACGGCACAGGCAACTGTGAAGACCCAGAAGACGTTCCCGGATG CGAAGACTACTACGGTGATTTGGACCTGAAGTCTATCCGCAAGAGTGAGCTCCTCGCCGGCCTCAAGAGCGACGGCCAGTCCCGCCCAGACCAGCCCAAGCACCTCAAACCCCGTCCACAAAAAGAGAACTAA
- the LOC111001826 gene encoding uncharacterized protein LOC111001826 isoform X1 produces the protein MWKVLAILAAAQAVNCNSSSPLDQVSTRQKKLLFFDEQGSLVKTYANPQPYNHGYYEKDKNPLFINYLNPFYSLLRPNTFGSSILYTIPVSDAVLKQLYMDPLYHNQLIVLPTRKPVVEASPLCSGQRTQIPSPNLCSNFLNCWDGWAWEQECPAGLLFSNEGYCDYPYNVNCNQRYVKEEPKPLCNKEFEAFKNSDNCKEFFICVHKLPMKFQCPEDLAYNEELGVCDYPANVHCNMTLGITTPAPQPIEISTTVSNDPSSSTTTPDKLMMSKTEFNSQSWKSIQVATSRQDAIKQLGQLAHIHTGY, from the exons ATGTGGAAGGTACTAGCTATACTTGCGGCTGCGCAGGCTGTGAATTGTAATTCTAGCTCTCCACTGGACCAAGTCAGCACTAGACAAAAGAAGCTATTAT ttttcgATGAACAAGGAAGCCTTGTTAAGACCTATGCCAACCCACAACCATACAACCATGGATATTATGAGAAAGACAAGAATCCGttgttcattaattatttgaatccATTTTATAGCCTCCTACGA CCAAACACCTTTGGAtcatctatattatatactataccaGTATCAGACGCAGTATTGAAGCAACTCTATATGGATCCATTATACCACAATCAGCTTATAGTATTGCCAACCCGAAAGCCCGTAGTAGAAGCGAGTCCTCTCTGCTCCGGACAACGAACACAAATACCATCTCCAAACCTCTGCAGCAACTTCCTCAATTGTTGGGACGGCTGGGCTTGGGAACAGGAGTGCCCTGCTGgccttttattttcaaatgaaGGATATTGTGACTATCCGTATAACGTAAATTGCAACCAGCGATATGTTAAAG AAGAACCGAAGCCGTTATGCAATAAAGAGTTTGAGGCGTTTAAGAACAGTGATAACTGTAAGGAGTTCTTCATATGTGTCCATAAACTACCAATGAAGTTTCAGTGCCCTGAGGATCTAGCTTACAACGAG gaattGGGGGTATGTGACTACCCTGCTAACGTGCACTGCAATATGACACTAGGTATCACCACTCCAGCTCCTCAACCAATAGAGATTTCAACTACTGTATCAAATGACCCAAGCAGTTCAACAACCACACCGGATAAGCTTATGATGAGCAAGACGGAGTTTAATAGTCAAA GCTGGAAATCTATTCAAGTGGCGACGTCTCGACAGGACGCCATCAAGCAACTAGGTCAGCTTGCTCACATACATACCGGTTACTAG
- the LOC111001826 gene encoding uncharacterized protein LOC111001826 isoform X2, which translates to MWKVLAILAAAQAVNCNSSSPLDQVSTRQKKLLFFDEQGSLVKTYANPQPYNHGYYEKDKNPLFINYLNPFYSLLRPNTFGSSILYTIPVSDAVLKQLYMDPLYHNQLIVLPTRKPVVEASPLCSGQRTQIPSPNLCSNFLNCWDGWAWEQECPAGLLFSNEGYCDYPYNVNCNQRYVKEPKPLCNKEFEAFKNSDNCKEFFICVHKLPMKFQCPEDLAYNEELGVCDYPANVHCNMTLGITTPAPQPIEISTTVSNDPSSSTTTPDKLMMSKTEFNSQSWKSIQVATSRQDAIKQLGQLAHIHTGY; encoded by the exons ATGTGGAAGGTACTAGCTATACTTGCGGCTGCGCAGGCTGTGAATTGTAATTCTAGCTCTCCACTGGACCAAGTCAGCACTAGACAAAAGAAGCTATTAT ttttcgATGAACAAGGAAGCCTTGTTAAGACCTATGCCAACCCACAACCATACAACCATGGATATTATGAGAAAGACAAGAATCCGttgttcattaattatttgaatccATTTTATAGCCTCCTACGA CCAAACACCTTTGGAtcatctatattatatactataccaGTATCAGACGCAGTATTGAAGCAACTCTATATGGATCCATTATACCACAATCAGCTTATAGTATTGCCAACCCGAAAGCCCGTAGTAGAAGCGAGTCCTCTCTGCTCCGGACAACGAACACAAATACCATCTCCAAACCTCTGCAGCAACTTCCTCAATTGTTGGGACGGCTGGGCTTGGGAACAGGAGTGCCCTGCTGgccttttattttcaaatgaaGGATATTGTGACTATCCGTATAACGTAAATTGCAACCAGCGATATGTTAAAG AACCGAAGCCGTTATGCAATAAAGAGTTTGAGGCGTTTAAGAACAGTGATAACTGTAAGGAGTTCTTCATATGTGTCCATAAACTACCAATGAAGTTTCAGTGCCCTGAGGATCTAGCTTACAACGAG gaattGGGGGTATGTGACTACCCTGCTAACGTGCACTGCAATATGACACTAGGTATCACCACTCCAGCTCCTCAACCAATAGAGATTTCAACTACTGTATCAAATGACCCAAGCAGTTCAACAACCACACCGGATAAGCTTATGATGAGCAAGACGGAGTTTAATAGTCAAA GCTGGAAATCTATTCAAGTGGCGACGTCTCGACAGGACGCCATCAAGCAACTAGGTCAGCTTGCTCACATACATACCGGTTACTAG
- the LOC111001826 gene encoding uncharacterized protein LOC111001826 isoform X3 — protein MWKVLAILAAAQAVNCNSSSPLDQVSTRQKKLLFFDEQGSLVKTYANPQPYNHGYYEKDKNPLFINYLNPFYSLLRPNTFGSSILYTIPVSDAVLKQLYMDPLYHNQLIVLPTRKPVVEASPLCSGQRTQIPSPNLCSNFLNCWDGWAWEQECPAGLLFSNEGYCDYPYNVNCNQRYVKEEPKPLCNKEFEAFKNSDNCKEFFICVHKLPMKFQCPEDLAYNEELGVCDYPANVHCNMTLGITTPAPQPIEISTTVSNDPSSSTTTPDKLMMSKTEFNSWKSIQVATSRQDAIKQLGQLAHIHTGY, from the exons ATGTGGAAGGTACTAGCTATACTTGCGGCTGCGCAGGCTGTGAATTGTAATTCTAGCTCTCCACTGGACCAAGTCAGCACTAGACAAAAGAAGCTATTAT ttttcgATGAACAAGGAAGCCTTGTTAAGACCTATGCCAACCCACAACCATACAACCATGGATATTATGAGAAAGACAAGAATCCGttgttcattaattatttgaatccATTTTATAGCCTCCTACGA CCAAACACCTTTGGAtcatctatattatatactataccaGTATCAGACGCAGTATTGAAGCAACTCTATATGGATCCATTATACCACAATCAGCTTATAGTATTGCCAACCCGAAAGCCCGTAGTAGAAGCGAGTCCTCTCTGCTCCGGACAACGAACACAAATACCATCTCCAAACCTCTGCAGCAACTTCCTCAATTGTTGGGACGGCTGGGCTTGGGAACAGGAGTGCCCTGCTGgccttttattttcaaatgaaGGATATTGTGACTATCCGTATAACGTAAATTGCAACCAGCGATATGTTAAAG AAGAACCGAAGCCGTTATGCAATAAAGAGTTTGAGGCGTTTAAGAACAGTGATAACTGTAAGGAGTTCTTCATATGTGTCCATAAACTACCAATGAAGTTTCAGTGCCCTGAGGATCTAGCTTACAACGAG gaattGGGGGTATGTGACTACCCTGCTAACGTGCACTGCAATATGACACTAGGTATCACCACTCCAGCTCCTCAACCAATAGAGATTTCAACTACTGTATCAAATGACCCAAGCAGTTCAACAACCACACCGGATAAGCTTATGATGAGCAAGACGGAGTTTAATA GCTGGAAATCTATTCAAGTGGCGACGTCTCGACAGGACGCCATCAAGCAACTAGGTCAGCTTGCTCACATACATACCGGTTACTAG
- the LOC111001827 gene encoding protein obstructor-E, giving the protein MAFKCKIIVLACFIALASSQGFKNSKRKQASPAPPAQAVSDPDTEITSSCPEDGFFADAEQCDKYYQCSNGEITEKLCPDGMVFNDYNAQDEKCDLPFNIDCSQRPKLQTPIPSQHCVRQNGYFPHEEPHECGKFFYCVDGKFNMITCPEDLVYNEKTGICTWADEAKKKGCGAADIFQFQCPEVNETFGLTHPRYADPDDCQFFYVCINGNIPRRGGCKLGQAFDDVQKKCEWARKVPECKDWYKDRLTDAELDALENPPVAKPKPSGSPSRRKPQRPKLGKQSERVDE; this is encoded by the exons ATGGCGTTCAAGTGCAAAATCATAGTGTTGGCGTGTTTTATAG CTTTAGCCTCATCACAAGGATTCAAGAACTCAAAACGGAAACAAGCTAGTCCTGCACCACCGGCCCAAGCAGTTTCAGATCCCGACACGGAGATCACCAGCTCCTGCCCTGAAGATGGTTTCTTCGCTGATGCAGAGCAGTGCGACAAATATTATCAATGCAG caATGGAGAAATAACTGAGAAGCTTTGCCCAGACGGTATGGTGTTTAACGATTACAATGCTCAAGACGAGAAATGCGACCTTCCCTTCAACATCGACTGCTCCCAACGACCCAAATTGC AGACCCCAATCCCAAGTCAACATTGCGTTCGCCAGAATGGGTACTTCCCTCACGAAGAGCCCCATGAGTGCGGCAAATTTTTCTACTGCGTGGACGGCAAGTTCAACATGATCACCTGCCCAGAGGACCTCGTTTATAACGAGAAAACAGGCATCTGTACGTGGGCTGATGAGGCTAAGAAGAAGGGGTGCGGTGCGGCCG acaTCTTCCAATTCCAATGCCCCGAAGTGAACGAAACTTTCGGCTTGACTCATCCGCGTTACGCCGACCCTGATGACTGCCAATTCTTCTACGTATGCATCAACGGTAACATCCCAAGACGCGGTGGTTGCAAACTCGGACAGGCCTTCGATGACGTCCAGAAGAAATGTGAATGGGCCAGAAAGGTCCCAGAAtg CAAAGACTGGTACAAAGACCGTCTCACAGACGCTGAGCTTGATGCCCTAGAGAACCCACCAGTAGCAAAACCTAAGCCCTCAGGTTCACCATCTCGTCGCAAGCCCCAAAGACCTAAGCTAGGCAAACAATCAGAAAGAGTAGACGAATAA
- the LOC111001831 gene encoding protein obstructor-E, translated as MRIFCAYAFAACIAVANAGILLQHAPACPEQYGVQAYAHPELCDQFFLCVNGTLTVETCENGLLFDGKGAVHNHCNYNWAVDCGERKADLTPYSTPGCEYQFGIYPDSAECSTSYVKCAFGIPQQEPCTPGLVYDERIHGCNWPDLLQPFCNPEAVVGFKCPTKVPANTQSAKFWPFPRFPVPGDCHRLITCVEGNPRLITCEEGKVFDDQNLTCEDPELVPHCGHA; from the exons CAAACGCTGGAATACTGTTGCAACATGCACCAGCTTGCCCAGAACAATACGGAGTTCAG GCGTACGCGCATCCTGAGCTATGCGATCAGTTTTTCCTCTGTGTCAACGGTACATTAACAGTGGAAACCTGTGAGAATGGTTTATTATTCGATGGTAAAGGAGCTGTGCACAACCACTGCAACTACAACTGGGCTGTTGACTGTGGTGAAAGGAAAGCCGATT TGACCCCCTATTCAACTCCCGGATGCGAGTACCAGTTCGGAATTTACCCAGACAGCGCGGAATGTTCCACCAGCTACGTCAAATGTGCCTTTGGAATCCCTCAACAAGAGCCCTGCACGCCCGGTCTCGTTTATGATGAGAGGATCCATGGCTGCAACTGGCCAGATCTTCTACAGCCTTTCTGTAACCCTGAAG cgGTCGTAGGTTTCAAGTGCCCAACGAAAGTACCAGCGAACACACAGTCAGCAAAATTCTGGCCATTCCCTCGGTTCCCCGTACCTGGTGACTGCCACAGACTTATCACTTGTGTTGAAGGAAACCCACGTCTCATCACCTGTGAGGAAGGCAAGGTCTTTGACGACCAGAACCTGACATGCGAAGACCCTGAATTGGTTCCTCATTGTGGTCAcgcgtaa